The following proteins are encoded in a genomic region of Arachis stenosperma cultivar V10309 chromosome 4, arast.V10309.gnm1.PFL2, whole genome shotgun sequence:
- the LOC130975618 gene encoding protein FAR1-RELATED SEQUENCE 5-like — MEPQTQAIFVLFVATMRHGASWILQTMEASNSQRHTSDQNVHNVSDHVDEDVTSNAVDMDQYRINSWEDIGKIDFSSLSMKNICQLHFADLGLAFEFYNSYAKTRGFSVRKSRSRIVDGKVREKTYVCSCEGYRLEKWNHMKNRVREPKPETRCGCMSKLHVIFNAVTESWIVRDFCDEHNHELVVPKLARMLKSHKKMTEPDISQMNHMKEVGISMPNIFGSLASQCGGYENVNFSIKDMHNQVAKQRRQLPDDLTSAMAYLETLAARDQNLFYSVEKGRKGVFRQIFWCDGRCQLDYDLFGDVLAFDATYKKNRYRLPVVIFSGVNHHNQTVVFGAAIVSNERKSTYVWLLKQLLIAMKGKTPTSVITDGHYSMAIAIQEVFPNVHHRLCA, encoded by the exons ATGGAGCCTCAGACTCAG GCGATATTTGTTCTGTTTGTTGCTACAA TGAGGCATGGGGCTTCATGGATTTTACAAACAATG GAAGCATCAAATAGTCAAAGACACACAAGTGATCAAAATGTGCATAATGTTAGTGATCATgtggatgaagatgtaacttcTAATGCGGTGGATATGGATCAATATCGCATAAACTCTTGGGAAGATATTGGTAAGATTGATTTTTCAAGTCTAtctatgaaaaatatttgtCAATTGCACTTTGCTGATCTTGGCTTGGCATTCGAATTTTATAATTCATATGCCAAGACGAGGGGCTTCAGTGTGCGAAAGAGTAGAAGTAGAATAGTTGATGGAAAAGTTAGAGAAAAAACATATGTTTGTTCTTGTGAAGGGTATAGATTAGAAAAATGGAACCATATGAAAAATCGAGTTAGGGAGCCAAAACCAGAGACAAGATGTGGTTGTATGAGTAAACTTCATGTTATCTTCAATGCGGTAACTGAGAGTTGGATAGTGAGAGATTTTTGTGATGAACACAACCATGAGCTTGTTGTTCCAAAGTTAGCAAGAATGTTAAAATCTCACAAGAAAATGACTGAGCCTGACATTAGTCAAATGAACCATATGAAAGAGGTGGGGATCAGCATGCCAAACATATTTGGGTCATTAGCTAGCCAGTGTGGTGGGTACGAGAAcgttaatttttcaattaaggATATGCACAATCAAGTTGCGAAGCAAAGAAGACAATTACCTGATGATTTAACCTCTGCAATGGCTTACCTGGAAACGCTAGCAGCAAGGGATCAAAACTTGTTCTATAGTGTTGAAAAGGGCAGAAAAGGAGTGTTTCGGCAAATTTTTTGGTGTGATGGCCGGTGTCAGTTGGATTACGATCTGTTCGGGGATGTGCTAGCATTTGACGCCACGTATAAGAAGAATAGATACAGATTGCCGGTGGTAATATTCTCGGGAGTTAACCATCATAATCAAACAGTTGTATTTGGTGCTGCGATAGTTTCGAATGAGAGGAAAAGCACCTACGTGTGGTTACTAAAACAGCTTCTCATAGCAATGAAGGGAAAGACACCGACTTCAGTAATTACGGATGGTCATTACTCGATGGCTATCGCTATTCAGGAAGTGTTTCCGAATGTACATCATAGGTTATGTGCATGA
- the LOC130973857 gene encoding uncharacterized protein LOC130973857, with the protein MEDSLAINQRACLAHWCKQIMNEGCLKGDIFNESRDALVNILSCIRAHSGDNNMMEEHAEYMYEDLAKNGSTEIETTRKPKRCSYCRKGGHNIATCSMKKMDERTPKFDDDAEENIEGEDYSFVDAESDEYIHSEWFEEEDEYLNSSRYYEQSGGETASSIDYDSDGANDDDEAEL; encoded by the exons ATGGAGGATTCCTTGGCTATCAATCAGCGTGCATGTTTGGCACATTGGTGTAAACAAATTATGAACGAAGGGTGCCTAAAAGGGGATATTTTTAATGAATCACGAGATGCATTGGTAAATATACTTTCATGTATTAGGGCTCATAGCGGGGACAATAACATGATGGAGGAGCATGCAGAATACATGTATGAAGACCTTGCAAAGAATGGAAGTACTGAGATAGAGACCACAAGGAAGCCTAAGCGTTGCAGCTACTGTCGCAAGGGGGGGCACAACATTGCTACGTGTTCCATGAAGAAAATGGATGAAAGGACTCCCAAATTTGATGATGACGCTGAGGAGAATATTGAGGGTGAGGACTACTCCTTCGTAGATGCTGAAAGTGATGAGTATATTCACAGTGAATGGTTTGAGGAGGAAGAT GAATATTTAAATTCCTCAAGGTATTATGAACAGAGTGGTGGCGAGACTGCGTCCTCAATCGATTACGATTCTGATG GGgcaaatgatgatgatgaggcaGAGTTGTGA